A single window of Dehalococcoidales bacterium DNA harbors:
- a CDS encoding phage portal protein, translating to MSIFDRFRKKSIVTKEPAVPYLFNYGQAVPPDRDTRGYINAFGEVGWLFAVISKIAQGVADADWGLYTFNKGEYKEVDNHPILDVLEFVNPFQTRQEFIELHEIYMGLVGECFWVINKNKGGLPGEIWIASPDRMSVVPSKKDFIAGYVYQVGSEKIPLDKEIVIHHKLPNPANPYRGLGPVQALAIDLDSEYYAGKWNRNWFYNSAKPDGILSFEQLSDEQYQRLKQQWNEKYRGTANAHKMALVEGAAKYQQISISAKDMDFHALRLLNRDNILGVFGMPLSVMGITENVNRANAEAGDYTFARWIVTPRLKRLQGKLNEQFIPMFPNSHNLILMPDDVVPESIEENRMLAESGIKTGYMKINEARELVGLESLGDEGDVLVTPNQNPFGSMGLSVKKKRELSLEWKETYWRGYVTRAETYEKRMIEALKGMFDHQESQAIQRLENGSKTLIDQFEAKIAYTKLATPILTDLFKLSIDNGRELIKPKPVHTEAAPEDEPLNDSARKWLLTRIGWAAEQVGEETARKLAAALAVGYGEGESIPDLAKRIREVFVDCDRRRSILIARTETLSASAQGAIEGYKEADLEKAEFMASMDERLCEDCEAMDNETFTLDDCQGILPLHPSCRCCWLPVV from the coding sequence ATGAGCATATTTGATCGATTTAGAAAGAAAAGCATAGTGACCAAAGAGCCTGCCGTTCCGTATTTATTTAACTATGGTCAGGCTGTGCCTCCCGATAGGGATACGCGGGGTTATATAAATGCGTTCGGCGAGGTCGGCTGGTTGTTTGCTGTTATTTCCAAGATCGCCCAGGGCGTAGCCGATGCCGATTGGGGACTCTATACCTTTAATAAGGGCGAATATAAAGAGGTAGACAACCACCCTATTCTTGATGTTCTTGAATTCGTCAATCCCTTTCAGACGAGGCAGGAATTTATTGAGCTGCATGAGATTTACATGGGGCTGGTCGGTGAGTGCTTCTGGGTGATCAACAAAAACAAAGGCGGATTGCCCGGGGAAATCTGGATTGCATCGCCGGACAGGATGTCCGTTGTCCCTTCCAAGAAAGATTTTATTGCCGGATATGTTTACCAGGTTGGGAGCGAGAAGATACCCCTCGATAAAGAGATTGTCATTCATCATAAACTCCCAAACCCGGCAAACCCTTACCGGGGCCTCGGACCTGTGCAGGCCCTGGCTATTGACCTGGACAGCGAATACTACGCCGGGAAATGGAACAGGAACTGGTTTTATAATTCAGCGAAGCCGGATGGGATACTGTCATTTGAGCAGTTATCTGACGAACAATATCAACGCCTTAAACAGCAATGGAACGAAAAATACAGAGGGACGGCCAACGCTCACAAAATGGCCCTCGTTGAAGGCGCCGCTAAATATCAGCAAATATCGATCTCAGCTAAAGACATGGACTTCCATGCACTGAGACTTCTTAACAGAGACAATATCCTGGGTGTGTTCGGCATGCCTTTGTCTGTGATGGGGATAACGGAAAACGTCAACCGGGCAAATGCCGAGGCCGGGGATTACACATTCGCCCGCTGGATAGTCACTCCACGTTTAAAGAGGCTTCAAGGAAAATTAAACGAGCAGTTTATCCCGATGTTCCCGAACTCACATAACCTTATCTTAATGCCCGATGATGTAGTGCCTGAGAGCATAGAGGAAAACCGGATGCTTGCTGAATCGGGTATCAAAACGGGCTATATGAAGATCAATGAGGCCCGCGAGCTCGTAGGGCTGGAATCATTGGGTGACGAAGGTGATGTGCTGGTTACTCCGAACCAAAATCCCTTCGGCAGTATGGGGCTATCTGTAAAAAAAAAGCGTGAACTATCCCTTGAATGGAAAGAGACCTACTGGAGAGGGTATGTAACCCGAGCTGAGACCTACGAAAAAAGAATGATCGAAGCCTTAAAAGGAATGTTCGATCATCAGGAATCTCAAGCTATACAGCGACTTGAGAATGGGAGCAAAACTCTCATCGACCAATTCGAAGCAAAGATAGCCTATACTAAACTTGCCACTCCCATATTGACCGATCTTTTTAAACTCTCAATTGACAATGGCAGGGAACTTATAAAACCAAAACCCGTCCATACCGAGGCGGCGCCCGAAGATGAGCCCTTAAATGATTCGGCCCGGAAGTGGCTTTTAACAAGGATAGGCTGGGCTGCTGAACAAGTCGGTGAGGAAACGGCGCGTAAACTGGCTGCCGCTTTAGCTGTAGGCTATGGCGAAGGTGAGAGCATCCCCGACTTAGCGAAGCGCATCCGTGAAGTATTCGTTGACTGCGACCGCAGGCGGTCAATCCTTATCGCCCGGACTGAAACTCTCAGCGCGTCCGCGCAGGGTGCCATCGAAGGGTATAAGGAAGCCGATCTTGAGAAGGCCGAGTTCATGGCGAGCATGGACGAACGCTTATGTGAGGATTGCGAGGCTATGGATAATGAAACCTTTACCTTAGACGATTGCCAGGGCATTTTGCCGCTGCATCCCTCGTGTAGATGTTGTTGGCTACCTGTAGTATGA
- a CDS encoding HK97 family phage prohead protease, with product MTETIFKTFRPEVKAVNSEDGTIDMLIPMSTASTDRDGESIDPLGWRKSLPAFRKRPVLLSSHNYGDLRKQIGEFTKLKVSEDGLFASPRYYINEGNEEADWAFKLASKGMAAYSVGFIPKAWTDGDGEKEPRRTYTEQELLEISHVVVPSNRDAIQGLRGKSVDPVLNSVIDDIVSAEIIDLTTKPEDTGETIRIPVDDGNHEGHERKTIPISKKEGIQALYCVDDKKILTYLFDKAAGWTMEKAKAWVKEHEKSVNLICTMSGEVIGGVVFEPPVTLPVEDIPAPAKHSQKEIMDEIDFVKSLIAEYGMNKETNAQAWDLVREIMRENGSDIPADIKFGVTQISLEPPPTKTIDDRINIIIEQTVSHFIK from the coding sequence ATGACTGAAACTATATTTAAAACATTCCGCCCGGAAGTGAAGGCCGTCAATTCAGAGGACGGCACAATCGATATGCTAATCCCTATGTCTACAGCTTCGACTGACAGAGACGGGGAGAGTATCGACCCTCTTGGCTGGCGCAAGTCACTCCCGGCCTTCCGCAAGCGCCCGGTCCTGCTGTCCTCTCATAATTACGGCGATCTCAGGAAACAGATCGGTGAGTTTACGAAACTCAAAGTATCCGAGGACGGCCTTTTCGCGAGCCCGCGCTACTACATAAACGAGGGAAACGAGGAAGCGGATTGGGCTTTTAAACTGGCCTCGAAAGGCATGGCCGCCTATTCTGTGGGCTTTATCCCGAAAGCCTGGACGGATGGTGACGGCGAAAAGGAACCACGCCGGACTTACACTGAGCAGGAGCTTTTGGAAATCAGTCATGTGGTCGTGCCATCTAATCGTGACGCCATTCAAGGGTTAAGGGGAAAGTCAGTGGACCCTGTGCTTAACTCGGTGATTGACGATATCGTGAGTGCCGAGATTATCGACCTGACCACTAAGCCCGAGGACACCGGCGAGACAATCCGAATCCCGGTTGATGACGGCAATCACGAAGGCCACGAAAGAAAAACAATACCAATCTCCAAGAAAGAAGGAATCCAAGCTCTCTATTGTGTGGACGATAAGAAAATCCTTACTTATTTATTCGATAAGGCTGCCGGCTGGACAATGGAAAAAGCCAAAGCTTGGGTAAAAGAGCATGAGAAGTCGGTCAATCTAATCTGTACGATGTCAGGCGAAGTGATTGGAGGCGTGGTTTTTGAGCCGCCTGTTACTTTACCAGTAGAGGATATCCCGGCGCCGGCCAAGCACAGTCAAAAGGAAATCATGGACGAGATCGACTTCGTTAAGTCACTCATAGCCGAGTACGGGATGAATAAGGAAACCAACGCCCAGGCATGGGATCTGGTCAGGGAAATAATGCGCGAGAACGGGAGCGACATACCCGCTGACATAAAATTCGGCGTTACCCAGATTTCGCTGGAACCGCCGCCCACTAAAACCATCGATGATCGAATCAATATAATCATCGAGCAAACAGTCTCACACTTCATAAAATAA